The region TCGTTCGCTGCGCGCGCATAAATTAATAGTTGCGGATCATCTAATAGATGTTCGGCACGCTGCTTAACTCGCTCGAAACGCTGATTCTTATAATCAATTACTGAAGCAAGCTTGCTATCGTCAATATGAATATCAAATCGATCAGCAAAGCCTTCAATACGAATGGTTTTGAAATTGCCATCGATATCAGCAAAAGGTAAATCAAAACCTACCTTTAGTTCGCCATCAAAATACTGCCATCCTGCTTGCTCGCGTTGTAATTGCCAGTCAATAAAGCTCGGGATTTGCTTTTGCCAATCGCGTAAGGCCCCCATTACCCTCGCATCACCCTCAATTAAAGGGGCGAACTCTTGCTCAGACTCCATATTGAGACGAGCCTCCATCCATTCGTGCCGCTCCTCATCTTGCGTTTTAAGATTGGGATTTTTATGTTCTTCCGTTTTCAGCGAGTGATAGAAGGATTTCAAAACCTGATGCAAGGTCTGCCCGGCTAGCGATGCATCAAATCCTTCGTCAACACTTTTTATTTTGCGCAAGCCCAATAAGCTGCGAACGTAATAGCGATAAGGGCAATCACGCAATGCCTTATAAGCACTAGGACTCATTGAAAGCGGCATAGGCAAATCTTCTTCAAAATGCGCTACTGCCATGTCAATCGGGTTGGGCTCAAATACCCGCTTCTGTATTTGAGGGCTCAGCGCATGCCAATCAACTTTACTTTGTAAGCGTTGAATCCAAGCGGAAGGTCTTAAAGGTTCTCCATTCTTACTTTTACTTTGCCAGAGTAAATCGACTTGGCTACATGAAACCAATAACTGAGAAAGATCTCTTGCTTGCTGCACAAATTGCATCTCAATGGTAGATGTCTTGAGCAATTGATTTAAGGCATCCGAAAAAAATAAAGGCGGCTCAGAATAGGCTGGAAGCTGCTGCTCATCACAACCCACCAATACGATGGCATCAAATTCTCTTAAACGGGCAGAGCTTAGAGGCAGAATGCTCAAATTGGCCCTAGCATCCCCACCCTCCTCTTGATAGCTAGCACCCTCCACTACCGTTTTGATCAAGCTGAGCCATTCATTCAAACGCATTACAGTCAGTTGATGGTCGGGGCGATGCAAATCAAAACTCTTCAAGACCTCTAATAACTGTTTACCAGCAGAGTCTTTTTCTAGGCTAGTCGCCATGCCAGTGGCCTGCAGATTGGCCTGTAAAAGCTTATAAGCTTTATTGCAATCAACCTTTAGTTTTGACCACTCATGATGACGCTCTCTGACGAACTGCAAGAGCTCTAACAAAGCTGAGCTTGGTATAGCAGACGCAGTTTTAACGGCATATTGCTGTGCGCGCTCGATGGCTAAATAAAAAGTAGTCCATCCGGATTCCGCTTTACTTGCCATCAAAATATCTTCAAGCTCTGCAATCAATCCGATGCAGAAATCTTTTTCTCGATTCAGGATTTTTTCAATATCTAAAAAAGGATTTTGCAAGAACTCAAGTAGAACTTTGACGCTTGGCCCATCTTTAGGTGACTGAATTAACTCTAGCCAACTATTGAGTGCAGCAGCAGCGCGGGTAGTAGAAAGCTTCCAGCCAGTTTCATCAGCAATATTTAATGCAGGCCCTAACCTAGCCAACAAGGCGCGCGCCCTTCTGGCAACTAAACGGTCTTGAGCTACTAATGCTAAATTGGTTTTGCCATCAATCAGATGCTGCTCAATTGTTTTTGCTGCAGTCCATGCCAGCTCTTCAAATCGTTTTGCAGAAACTAGTCTCCAACCTTCAATCTGAGCATGATGCACATTCTGGACAGCTTGCGTTGACTTGTCACCGCCCTGTATTGCTTCGGGCCACAAACCCACAGCGCTCCAATCCATCTTGACTTCTATTGCGGGTGCAAGCTGAGCATATTGATGAAGTAAATCAGCAATAATTTCTTGATCAATTGGAGTGGGATCTGCGGTTTCAACCCAAATTAATGGTCGCGCTTGATGGACTGCTTGCGCTTGTGCAAGTGCATGAAGGTGGGCTGCAATCGCAAACTGATTGCGAAAAGCGGGGTCACTCACACTGGCGGTATAACGCCAGAAAGTAAGCAATACGTTTGCCTCTTGGTCTACCACCTTACGCGCCATGCCACGATATGCTTCTTGAATAGTGGCATCTAGCAACGTTTGAACTTCACGCCCCCAAACTTCACCTATCTTGTTCTGCTGATCTTGATCGCTTTCATACTGCTGCATGAATACATGAATCTGTTTTTGAAGATGTGGACTTACCGCCTTCGATAAGGTATCGCACGCCTTCACGATTGCTTGAGCAAGACCCCATGCGCCCGTCTCACTCTCAGCTTTAAACCATGCCTGAAGATCGGGGTGCTTACGCAGAGTGGAGTAAACACCTAACCACCTTTCTAGATCAGATTGTTTTTTTGGAAACTTCCATGCGCCTGGAGCAGCCTCCAGCCAATCTTGAAAACTAATGACTTGAGGCAAAAAGGCAAGGTGATTGGGTAAGTCGGCTGGACGATATACTTCCAGCGCCCTTCTCACCCCCATTAAAGGTCCTGCCGTACTAAGCACCACTAAGGGGCGTTGATTAGTTTGCACTGCACAATTCCAAATTCCATTGGCGAGTTCCTTCAGAGCACCAGCATTAGGCGTGATAGCCCAGCTATATGGCTGTTGCTGTTCAGTAAGCATCGGAAATGGCTGAGACATTAATCTGTATGTTGGATGATAGTTTTACGTCTAATTTTCATTTTTGAGCAGAATGTTTCGCTTATTGCTAATATAAGCGCTGTAACGTTATAACTAAATAAGCCTAAATAAGGAATTTTCATGAGTGCCGGCATTAAATATGTAACTGACGCCTCCTTCGAACAAGACGTCCTCAAGTCCGATAAACCTGTTCTGCTCGACTTCTGGGCCGAGTGGTGCGGTCCTTGCAAAATGATTGGCCCCATCCTGGAAGAGCTTTCCGGTGAGTATGGCGACAAATTGCAAATCGCAAAAATGAACGTTGACGAGAACCAAGGTGTACCTGCCCAATTTAATATTCGTGGCATTCCTACACTTATCCTCTTTAAAAATGGCACCGTAGCTGCTCAAAAAGTAGGCGCCCTGGCTAAATCCCAGCTTAGCGCTTTCATTGATAGCAATATCTAAGAGTCTCATGCCACAGGTTCAGCAAATGAGCCTGTGGTCTCCATTGGCTTTTGGCCACATTAATTAGGGGTTTTAGTTGACTTGTGTCCAGTCAAATATGGTGTAGTATCACTCTAACAAGTAATTCAACGCACTAAGAAGTGCTCCGATTTTTCAGTAATTTACCTCCCCCTTTCTTAGCAAAATCCAAATTCTGTTTTTCACATCTGTCTGATCTTCATCACGACGGCAAACCCCAAAAATAAATTCAATTTATCTAGCTTCTACACACCTCATTATTTACACCAGAGAACCACATGCAATTAACTGAACTCAAAGTCCTCCACGTATCCGCCCTGCTCGAAATGGCAGCAAGTCTGGAGATTGAAAATACCCAACGGATGCGCAAACAAGAACTGATGTTTGCGATTCTGAAGAAACGCGCGAAGGCTGGTGAAACTGTTTTCGGCGACGGTACATTAGAAGTGTTGCCAGATGGCTTTGGCTTCTTGCGTTCTCCTGAAGCCTCTTATATGGCTTCACCCGATGATATTTATATCTCCCCAGCGCAGATCCGCCGCTTTAACTTACATACTGGTGATAGCGTTGAAGGTGAAGTGCGAACACCAAAAGATGGTGAACGTTACTTTGCATTGGTCAAGGTGGATAAGATTAACGGTTTGGCTCCAGAAGCCCTTAAGAACCGCATCATGTTCGAAAACTTAACGCCATTGCACCCTAACCGTGTAATTAGCCTAGAGCGTGACATCAAGGCAGAAGAGAATCTGACTGGCCGCATCATCGACATGATCTCCCCAATCGGTTACGGCCAACGTGGACTGATCGTGGCATCACCGAAGTCTGGTAAGACGGTGATGATGCAGCACATTGCTCATGCAATTGCAGCAAATAATCCTGAAGCTATTTTGATCGTCTT is a window of Polynucleobacter asymbioticus QLW-P1DMWA-1 DNA encoding:
- a CDS encoding PD-(D/E)XK nuclease family protein — translated: MSQPFPMLTEQQQPYSWAITPNAGALKELANGIWNCAVQTNQRPLVVLSTAGPLMGVRRALEVYRPADLPNHLAFLPQVISFQDWLEAAPGAWKFPKKQSDLERWLGVYSTLRKHPDLQAWFKAESETGAWGLAQAIVKACDTLSKAVSPHLQKQIHVFMQQYESDQDQQNKIGEVWGREVQTLLDATIQEAYRGMARKVVDQEANVLLTFWRYTASVSDPAFRNQFAIAAHLHALAQAQAVHQARPLIWVETADPTPIDQEIIADLLHQYAQLAPAIEVKMDWSAVGLWPEAIQGGDKSTQAVQNVHHAQIEGWRLVSAKRFEELAWTAAKTIEQHLIDGKTNLALVAQDRLVARRARALLARLGPALNIADETGWKLSTTRAAAALNSWLELIQSPKDGPSVKVLLEFLQNPFLDIEKILNREKDFCIGLIAELEDILMASKAESGWTTFYLAIERAQQYAVKTASAIPSSALLELLQFVRERHHEWSKLKVDCNKAYKLLQANLQATGMATSLEKDSAGKQLLEVLKSFDLHRPDHQLTVMRLNEWLSLIKTVVEGASYQEEGGDARANLSILPLSSARLREFDAIVLVGCDEQQLPAYSEPPLFFSDALNQLLKTSTIEMQFVQQARDLSQLLVSCSQVDLLWQSKSKNGEPLRPSAWIQRLQSKVDWHALSPQIQKRVFEPNPIDMAVAHFEEDLPMPLSMSPSAYKALRDCPYRYYVRSLLGLRKIKSVDEGFDASLAGQTLHQVLKSFYHSLKTEEHKNPNLKTQDEERHEWMEARLNMESEQEFAPLIEGDARVMGALRDWQKQIPSFIDWQLQREQAGWQYFDGELKVGFDLPFADIDGNFKTIRIEGFADRFDIHIDDSKLASVIDYKNQRFERVKQRAEHLLDDPQLLIYARAANESQENHKLLGRQVKQAEWVALKADLSKEAQKAARSQEVQEMPEMMMQFSAQITEDVQGLWSKKPMQAFAPEGVCQYCEARGICRKGFW
- the trxA gene encoding thioredoxin TrxA, whose amino-acid sequence is MSAGIKYVTDASFEQDVLKSDKPVLLDFWAEWCGPCKMIGPILEELSGEYGDKLQIAKMNVDENQGVPAQFNIRGIPTLILFKNGTVAAQKVGALAKSQLSAFIDSNI